The Aquicella lusitana genomic sequence TAATGCACAGAATAAAATATCACAAGCATTTCAACTCATCGAGCAATCACAAGTATTAGAACAAATGCTAGCGGGTCAATTATCGGCACAACTTGGAAATTCACTTACTTGGGCAAGATCATTGCGGTAGGAGAAGAAAAATGGCAATGACATTAGACGTGTTCACAATCGGTGGCGGCGATTTACTGGAAAAGGTATTTAATGCTGTTGCTGTTGTTTTTAATGATCCGGTTGGAGTAGGTGCTATTACTAGTCTCGCCATTATGTTTGGCGGACTTTTTACAACTTTTGAATTAGCAAAATCAAAAGACATAAAAGTGCTAATAAGATGGGCTGGCATGTATATTGTCGTTACATCGCTGGTACTTTATCCAAAAACAACCGTTGTCATTGAAGATCGTAGCGGAATTGATATTAAACCACGCTTTATTGACCATGTTCCTTTGTCTTTGGCTGTCTTCGCAAGTTTGACTTCTCGTATTGGCATTGGTTTTACAGAAGTGATTGAGACTGTATTTCATTTGCCTGATGACATGTCGTATAACAAAACCGGCATGTTAATGGGGTCGAGGTTGGTACTTGCGTCGCGTAATTTTCAAATTACTGATCCTGAATTTACACAAACCCTCAATGAGTTTATGCAGCAATGTGTATTTTACGATTTGCTTCTTAAAAAATACACGGTTCAAGATTTAATTCATGCGGATAATCCGTGGGACTTTATTAAAAATCATACCTCTCAAGCACGTGCGTTTCCGTTAAATAGTGAGATCACTGTTTGTAACATAGGAGCAGCGAAATTAGACACATGGTGGAATGAAATCATTAATGCTGCTGCTAGTATTTATGGCGGACAACTATTAGGCACAAATAATAATTCATCAAAATTACTGTTATCACATCTTTCAGATGGCTATAGTTTTTTAACCAATGTTTCTGCGCAAGGTGAGGCAATCCTCAAGACAAATTTATTAGCCAATGCGATGTCAAATGCACTTTCACATTATGGCGCTAATACGAACGCACCAGCTGCTCTGCAAGCGTATGAGGATACAAAGTCTGAGCTACAGGCGAGAGAAACTATGGATCAAACAGGACGACAAGCCGCTGTGTGGATGCAGTATTTCAAAAATATTATCGAAGCAGTTGTCTATGCTGCATTTATCATTATTTATTTTCTAAGTTATTTTCCGTTTGGTGGTGCGATTGTTAGGAATTACCTAACTGGTCTCTTTGTATTACAGGCGCTTGCACCCATGTATGCCATTATTAATTTTGCTGCTAATCTTTTTGCACAGAATCGATCTATTGCTTTTATTGCTTCTGATCCTACTCATGGTGGGTTATCGATGGCAAATATAGCAGGTATTACGCAGGCTAATGCTGATGCAATGGCGGTAGCAGGTTATCTCATGTGGCCAGTGACACTTGGCGGGGCGGTCATGCTGTTTCGTGGTATGCCTAACGCTATTCAAAGCATGGGTCAGCTTTTGGGCGGGGTGGTACAGCATTCTGGCAGCCATGTGGTTGCTGAATCGGTAGGTGGGAATATCAGTGCCGGAAATGCTAATTTCGGCAATCGCAGTTTAAATAATACGACAGCAAACCATTGGGATACTAACGCCCGATATGCAGCAGGCGCAGCTACCTTTCAAACAGGAACAGGTTCCAGTCTTACGATTACGCCGGATGGCAGTGAGGTACTTGATAACCGCGGCGGTTTGTCGAATCTGGGCGTCTCAGTCCATGTAGCTGAAAGTATCCGGTCAGTTGCTTCCCATCAGGCACAGTCAAGTTTAAACGCGGCAATTAGCCAAAGTCAGTCAGCAGGTGAGCAATATGGTGCAGCCCTGCGTAAAATAAACGATTACTCGCATCAACAAGGTCATTTTGAGAGTAGCGGAAAATCTTTTAGTTCAACTGAAACAACAGGATTTAGTAAATCAGCCCATGAAGTGTCTCAATTAGTAAATAGCTTTGCCAAAGAACACCATATTAGCCATGAGAAAGCAGCCCAGGTTTTAGGCCAAGTTTATGCTGATATGAAAGGTGGATTTAGTTTATTAGGAAATGGTGGAAGCGTAGGAGTATCTGGTAGCGCATCGCTCTCAGGTCGATCTGCGTTTGGCAGTATGTATAACGATGCTTATCGCTTTGCAACTGACCATAATTTTGCACAAACCGTGGATTCTGCTAAGCGCCAATCAGTTGAATCACATTACAGAGACAGTAACGATCAAGGAAATCGATTAGCTAATTCAATCGCAAGTTCATTTGATAAAGGTGATAGTTATCGTACCGAGGCATCATCACAATTTTCAAAGGCTGAAAGTTACTCACAATTAGCTTCAACTTCAACTGAGAATGCAGCTTCAATTAATTCAAATTACACGCAGGAATTTTATAAGTGGATGCGTCATCAGCCTTCACCTTCTTCACAATATGGTCAAGGAACATGGAGTAAAAGTGCGATTGATAATGCTGCCATAAATGACCCTGCCAGTTTACAACATTATGCTGATCGATTTGTAAATGAAAAAACTAATGATGCAATGCGATCTTTTGAATGTAACAATCATTTATCACATGGAGAGCAGCATATAAATAATGTTAATCATCAAAACAATGCTCATATTCGCAATCATTCAGATAATCAATTTCAACATTTCAATAATGAATTAAACCATGAAATACAAAATAGACGCGCCGGAAATATTGGCATGGTTGATGAAAGTATTAAACAAGATGTAACAAATCGCATGAATGAAAATAAAGAAAAATTAGATATTAAAGAAGTGGAATTAAAACAGCAGGCTGATCCTTTACAAGAAAGGATTAGAGAAAAAGTGAAAGGCCAGGTGTTTGGGAGTTTGAATGCAGTTAAAGCAACTGAAAAATGGGTGAGTGATAAGCTCAATTCTGAGGAATAAAAAATGTCGCAGCCGAATGATCTAAAGAATTTTACTCGAGGCGGTCAAATCACACTGCATAATCTTCGTATGTTCACGCAAATTATGGATAAAGTTGTGTTGATTTCAGGATTGATATTTTTGTTTATAACGATCCTAACAACGTGGCATTTAACAACGGGATACGAGCGATATGTATTTAGCGAGTATTTATGGGCAAAAACATTACCAATTATTGACAATCAATCAACCACACAATTTGTTCAACCGAATGGTTCAGTGACGACTGTTAAGTTAGTTGATATAGCTAAATCGGAATTAGTGAACAATATTGTTAGAAATACCAGCCGCAAAATTATTCTTTCGATTATCCTTGGTCTTATTGTTGGTATGATGACACTTGGATTAATTTCTCGATGGTTGAAAAGGCGTGGAGAAAAACAGGCAGAAAATATTTTACTGAAAGGCGATAAAATATTACCAACGGAAGTAACAAGAAAATTGATCGAAAACAAGGAGCAAGCCTCTAAATTATCATTAGCCAAGCTTCCATTAATTAAACATACCGAAACAGCCCATTTGTTATTTCATGGCACGACTGGTTCTGGAAAATCCAATGCCATTAAAGAATTACTGGATCAAATTCGCAAACTTGGTGATCGTGCGATCATTTATGACAAGAGTTGTAATTTTTTAGAGGAATTTTATTTACCTGACAAAGATATTTTATTAAACCCGCTAGATGAAAGAGGGGAAGCGTGGAACCTGTGGGCGGAATGCAGGGATTCAGCCGACTTTGATAGTTTGGCAGCTGCACAAATTCCTATGCCGCTTTCAACACAAGACCCATTTTGGGTGAATGCGGCGAGAACTATCTTCTCATCCGTAGCATTTGAAATGCGTAAAGATGAAAATCGAAGCGTCATGAAGTTATTGCAAACCTTATTGACAGCTGATCTTAACTCAATACAAAAATATTTAAAGGGAACAGAAGCAGAAACCATAGTCTCAGACAAAATTGAAAAAACGGCTGTTTCTATTAAATCAGTGCTTGCCACTTATTTAAAAAGTTTGAAATACCTCAAAGAAAGTAAAGATGCTTTTTCTATCCGTCAGTGGATACAAAACTACAATGCGCATAACTGGTTATTTATTACGTCATCTGGTGACAGACATGAAACATTAAAGCCACTGATTACTGCATGGCTCGATATTGCAGTGAATTCATTGCTAAGTTTAACTCCTAGCAATGAACGGCGTATTTGGCTCATATTAGATGAGCTGGCTAGTCTTCATCAATTACCGTACCTGACACAGACTTTATCAGAATCAAGAAAATTTGGTGGCTGCGTCGTAATTGGTATTCAAAATTACGCGCAGCTTGCCAAGCTCTACGGACACGATGGTTCCCGTGAAATATCTGCATTACTAAATACACGTTTTATGTTTCGTCAGCCCGATCCCGATATGGCGAAATGGGCAGCTAATAATTTTGGTGAAACGTTTGTAGATGAAGTGAGAGAAGGCACATCGTATGGGGCGAACACCATCCGTGATGGTGTCTCCATCAATCGTGTTGAAACCAGAAAACAAGTGGTGAGCTTTTCAGAAATCATGTCGCTTGCCAATCTCTTTGCTTATGTGCGCTTGCCTGGTCAATTTCCTGTAACACTTGTCGAGTTCTTTTATAAAAAGCGACCGCGCAAGAATATTGGATTTATGAAGAGAGAGAATTTTGATGACCATCACATGAAAAAAATGACAGCCTTGCTCGATCAATATGAAAAGTCAATGGTTGATAAAAAGAAATCGACCATCAAACCATCACCAGAAGAAAAAGAAGATGGTGGGCAACCTGTGTTTGCCGATGCGCAAGGATTTGATTTTGACGTATAAGGAATAAGAAATGTTATCAAGTAGCGTAATAAAAAATGTCGGCCAAGCCAGTCATTATTACAGTCAGCAAGACAATTATTACACACGAGATGAAGGCATTGAGCAAAGTGAATGGTGCGGTAAAGGGGCTAACGAATTAGGTTTATCGGGTACGGTTGACGAGAAACAATTTACTGACCTACTAAGTGGCACATTACCTACTGGCGAGCGGCTTGGAAAAATGGTTGATGGTAATCTCAAACATCGTGCGGGTTGGGATTTAACATTTAGCGCACCTAAATCGGTTTCTATTCTAGCATTGATCGGCGGTGACAAGCGGTTGTTAGAGGCGCATAGAAAAGCGGTATCATGCGCGATTTCCCAAATAGAACGTGGATGTGCACAAGCACGCATCGCCTCTGCAACGGATACAGCTTATCAGAATACCAATAACTTGGTGGTGGCTCTTTTTCATCACGATTTGTCGCGTGCAAAAGACCCGCAGTTACATACACATGGCGTCACTATGAACATGACCGAGCGGCAAGATGGGAAATGGCGATCATTGGCATCCCAACGAGGCAGTTATAATGAAAACACAAAAAACACCGTCAACGGGTTTATTGAACGTGTCCGCCATCACAACCGATATTACTCCAAATTGTATGAAACAGAACTCGCATTTCAAGTGAAAGAGTTAGGTTATGAAATTAGGACAGATACCAAATCAGGAATTTTTGAAATTGCAGGCGTATCGGATGAAGCGATTCAATTTTTTTCAAAACGCCGCACAGCTATTAAAGATAAATTAACTGAAAAAGGCATGTCTGGCGGCAAAGCGGCCGCCATTGCTACCTTAGATACGCGCGAAAAAAAAGAAGATGTTGATCGTATCAAATTGAAAGAAGAGTGGGATCAGGAATCCAAACGATTAGGGCTTAATTATCGTGAACTAATTGAGAATAGCCACCATAATAAAAATAAAATACCAACAAAAGAGGTATTCATCAGTGATGAGCACTCACTCAATGTGCTCCAACAAGCGGCAAAATCATTATCGGTTTTTCAATCTACATTTTCATTGGAAGAAGTGATCACAACCGCATTAAGCGTAGCTATTCGTAACAATATAAATGTGGATACACTTTTAAAATCAGTTGATGTCTTGGTTGATTCAGGCACATTGGTTTCACTGCAACATGAGAATGGTAAATCCATGTTTATGATCAAATCCACACTGGATGATGAAAAGAACGTTTTTCAGCATATCGCGAAGAATAAGACAGACAAAGTATTCGCCAATACATCGAACAACAAAGATATATCACCTGATATTCGCGATTGTTTAGCAACTGTTTTTGGGCAAGATCGTATTGTGTTAATTGAAGGAGAAACAGCAAAAAATAATCTTTTGGAACCAATGATAAAAACAGCGAGAGCAGAAAAATTAAACATTGCTTTAATAAATCCAAGTTTGATGGGCATTAAACAATTTTCCCGTCAAGCAAAAATTGCACCGCAAACATTTTGGGAGCAATTAAAAGCTTTATTTACAGATACCTCAACTAAACATTATAGCGTCATGCAGTTTTTATCTGAATATACGGATAA encodes the following:
- a CDS encoding conjugal transfer protein TraG N-terminal domain-containing protein, which codes for MAMTLDVFTIGGGDLLEKVFNAVAVVFNDPVGVGAITSLAIMFGGLFTTFELAKSKDIKVLIRWAGMYIVVTSLVLYPKTTVVIEDRSGIDIKPRFIDHVPLSLAVFASLTSRIGIGFTEVIETVFHLPDDMSYNKTGMLMGSRLVLASRNFQITDPEFTQTLNEFMQQCVFYDLLLKKYTVQDLIHADNPWDFIKNHTSQARAFPLNSEITVCNIGAAKLDTWWNEIINAAASIYGGQLLGTNNNSSKLLLSHLSDGYSFLTNVSAQGEAILKTNLLANAMSNALSHYGANTNAPAALQAYEDTKSELQARETMDQTGRQAAVWMQYFKNIIEAVVYAAFIIIYFLSYFPFGGAIVRNYLTGLFVLQALAPMYAIINFAANLFAQNRSIAFIASDPTHGGLSMANIAGITQANADAMAVAGYLMWPVTLGGAVMLFRGMPNAIQSMGQLLGGVVQHSGSHVVAESVGGNISAGNANFGNRSLNNTTANHWDTNARYAAGAATFQTGTGSSLTITPDGSEVLDNRGGLSNLGVSVHVAESIRSVASHQAQSSLNAAISQSQSAGEQYGAALRKINDYSHQQGHFESSGKSFSSTETTGFSKSAHEVSQLVNSFAKEHHISHEKAAQVLGQVYADMKGGFSLLGNGGSVGVSGSASLSGRSAFGSMYNDAYRFATDHNFAQTVDSAKRQSVESHYRDSNDQGNRLANSIASSFDKGDSYRTEASSQFSKAESYSQLASTSTENAASINSNYTQEFYKWMRHQPSPSSQYGQGTWSKSAIDNAAINDPASLQHYADRFVNEKTNDAMRSFECNNHLSHGEQHINNVNHQNNAHIRNHSDNQFQHFNNELNHEIQNRRAGNIGMVDESIKQDVTNRMNENKEKLDIKEVELKQQADPLQERIREKVKGQVFGSLNAVKATEKWVSDKLNSEE
- the traD gene encoding type IV conjugative transfer system coupling protein TraD, with amino-acid sequence MSQPNDLKNFTRGGQITLHNLRMFTQIMDKVVLISGLIFLFITILTTWHLTTGYERYVFSEYLWAKTLPIIDNQSTTQFVQPNGSVTTVKLVDIAKSELVNNIVRNTSRKIILSIILGLIVGMMTLGLISRWLKRRGEKQAENILLKGDKILPTEVTRKLIENKEQASKLSLAKLPLIKHTETAHLLFHGTTGSGKSNAIKELLDQIRKLGDRAIIYDKSCNFLEEFYLPDKDILLNPLDERGEAWNLWAECRDSADFDSLAAAQIPMPLSTQDPFWVNAARTIFSSVAFEMRKDENRSVMKLLQTLLTADLNSIQKYLKGTEAETIVSDKIEKTAVSIKSVLATYLKSLKYLKESKDAFSIRQWIQNYNAHNWLFITSSGDRHETLKPLITAWLDIAVNSLLSLTPSNERRIWLILDELASLHQLPYLTQTLSESRKFGGCVVIGIQNYAQLAKLYGHDGSREISALLNTRFMFRQPDPDMAKWAANNFGETFVDEVREGTSYGANTIRDGVSINRVETRKQVVSFSEIMSLANLFAYVRLPGQFPVTLVEFFYKKRPRKNIGFMKRENFDDHHMKKMTALLDQYEKSMVDKKKSTIKPSPEEKEDGGQPVFADAQGFDFDV